In the genome of Candidatus Methylomirabilota bacterium, the window GGTGGAATACAGGAACGCGACGGCCGCGGCCGCGGCGTCCCAGCCGAGCGTCCCCGCCACCATGCCGAAGGCGACCGCGTGGTGGCCCGACGTCCGATCCGTGTTGACGTCGTCCAGGTGGACGGCGAGGTTCCGATCGCCCGTGAGCGCGACGGCCACCCGCAGGGTCTGCCGCCCCATCTGACGGCTGCCCTCGCGGAACTCCTTCACGACCTTCATGGCCTCGAGCGCCGCGTCCAGCTGCCGACAGGCCTCGAGATCCTCCCGCCCCGCCGCGCGCAAGGCTCCCGCGACCGCCGTCGCGTCGCACGGTCCGCCGGAGCCCTCCAGCTGCATCACCAGGAAGCGCTCCAGGCCATCGCGGTCACGCACGAGGCCGGCCTGGCAGTAGTGCTCGAGGCCGAACGAGTGCGCGTAGCCGCCGGTGGGGAACGCGCTGTCCGCGAAGTGCAGCAGCGAGAGGAGCCGGCGGTCAGTCATCACCGCCGCCGAGAGGCGAGTAGTGCGCCTGGCGCCGCTCCCAGCGGACGCCGAGGCGGCGGACCAGCTGCTCCATGGCCAGGTCGTCGGGGACCAGCAGCGCGTCGTCCTCCACCGCCAGGGTGAAATGGCGGTTGCCCACGTCGAAGGCGATGCGCACGGCCTGCTCCTGGCTCTCCGGGTAGATCGCCAGCAGCGCCTCCGGCCGCGACTCGACGACCAGATACCACGCCGCCTCCACCGC includes:
- a CDS encoding urease accessory protein UreF, with the translated sequence MTDRRLLSLLHFADSAFPTGGYAHSFGLEHYCQAGLVRDRDGLERFLVMQLEGSGGPCDATAVAGALRAAGREDLEACRQLDAALEAMKVVKEFREGSRQMGRQTLRVAVALTGDRNLAVHLDDVNTDRTSGHHAVAFGMVAGTLGWDAAAAAVAFLYSTTALLIGAALRLLPMGQVEGQGVLWSLHPVIERVAQDAAERGPEDLWSFTPGLDIQGMLHERLDARLFRS